In the Magnolia sinica isolate HGM2019 chromosome 15, MsV1, whole genome shotgun sequence genome, one interval contains:
- the LOC131226662 gene encoding CDPK-related kinase 1-like, producing MGLCHGKNIKKSQAENPLPPGNTDGPPSNPETAKTPSFPFYSPSPLPFKNSPANSSRTSTPFRILKRPFPPPSPAKHIRALLARRHGSVKPNEASIPEENELGLDKNFGYPKQFFTKYELGEEVGRGHFGFTCSAKAKKGELKGQEVAVKVIPKSKMTTAIAIEDVRREVKILSALTGHKNLVQFYDAQEDEDNVYIVMELCKGGELLDRILSRGGKYSEEDAKVVMIQILSVVSFCHLQGVVHRDLKPENFLFSSKDEKSTLKAIDFGLSDYVKPDERLNDIVGSAYYVAPEVLHRAYGTEADMWSIGVIAYILLCGSRPFWARTESGIFRAVLKADPSFEDAPWPSLSPEARDFVKRLLNKDYRKRMTASQALCHPWIRDCEDVKIPLDILVYKLTKAYICSSSLRKAALGALAKTLTVSQLFYLREQFTLLGPNKNGCISMQNFKTALVKNSTDAVKDSRVVDYVSMVSSLQYRKLDFEEFSVAAISVHQMEGLDTWEQHARRAYELFEKDGNRPIVIEELASELGLGPSVPVHVVLQDWIRHSDGKLSFLGFVRLLHGISSRSMPKA from the exons ATGGGACTCTGTCATGGAAAGAACATCAAAAAATCCCAAGCAGAAAACCCTCTACCTCCTGGAAATACTGATGGCCCGCCATCGAATCCTGAAACTGCCAAAACTCCTTCCTTCCCTTTCTACAGCCCCAGCCCCCTCCCTTTCAAGAACTCGCCAGCGAATTCGAGCAGGACTTCCACCCCTTTTCGCATCTTGAAGCGCCCATTCCCTCCTCCATCACCCGCAAAGCACATCCGGGCACTGCTCGCCCGCAGGCATGGCTCCGTGAAGCCGAACGAGGCCTCCATTCCTGAAGAGAATGAATTGGGATTGGATAAGAATTTCGGGTACCCGAAGCAGTTCTTCACTAAGTATGAGCTCGGGGAAGAGGTCGGGCGTGGGCATTTTGGGTTTACTTGCTCAGCGAAGGCGAAGAAGGGAGAATTGAAAGGGCAGGAGGTGGCAGTGAAAGTCATTCCAAAATCAAAG ATGACAACGGCCATTGCAATTGAGGATGTGAGGAGAGAAGTGAAAATATTGAGTGCTCTGACGGGTCATAAGAATCTAGTGCAATTCTACGATGCCCAAGAAGATGAAGACAATGTGTATATAGTGATGGA GTTATGCAAGGGTGGTGAACTTTTAGATCGAATACTTTCAAG GGGTGGAAAATACTCAGAGGAAGATGCAAAGGTTGTCATGATCCAGATTCTAAGTGTTGTATCCTTCTGTCATCTGCAAGGAGTAGTTCACCGAGACCTTAAACCAGAG AATTTTCTTTTCAGTTCTAAGGATGAGAAATCTACCTTGAAGGCCATAGATTTCGGTTTGTCTGATTATGTAAAGCCAG ATGAAAGGTTGAATGACATTGTTGGGAGTGCATATTATGTGGCTCCAGAAGTTCTGCATAGAGCTTACGGAACTGAAGCCGACATGTGGAGTATTGGTGTAATTGCATATATTCTTCTTTGCGGGAGCCGTCCTTTTTGGGCCCGGACCGAATCGGGCATTTTCCGAGCTGTCCTAAAGGCAGATCCAAGCTTTGAAGATGCACCTTGGCCTTCGTTGTCTCCCGAGGCCAGAGACTTCGTCAAGAGATTGTTGAATAAGGACTACCGTAAAAGAATGACCGCTTCTCAAGCTCTTT GTCATCCTTGGATACGTGATTGTGAAGATGTCAAGATTCCTTTGGATATTCTGGTGTACAAACTCACAAAAGCTTACATATGCTCGTCATCTCTGCGGAAGGCAGCTTTGGGG GCCCTTGCAAAGACATTGACAGTGTCTCAGCTCTTCTATCTGCGGGAGCAATTTACGTTATTAGGGCCAAACAAAAACGGCTGCATCTCTATGCAGAATTTCAAGACG GCCTTAGTGAAAAATTCGACGGATGCTGTGAAGGACTCAAGGGTTGTTGATTACGTTAGCATG GTGAGTTCTCTTCAATATAGAAAATTAGATTTCGAAGAGTTTTCTGTTGCTGCCATAAGCGTGCATCAGATGGAAGGACTGGATACTTGGGAGCAACATGCCCGTCGTGCATATGAACTCTTTGAGAAGGATGGGAATAGGCCAATTGTGATTGAGGAGCTTGCTTCg GAACTCGGGCTTGGCCCATCTGTCCCCGTTCATGTCGTTCTCCAAGACTGGATAAGACATTCGGACGGGAAGCTTAGTTTCTTGGGATTTGTAAGACTTTTGCACGGGATATCTTCACGGTCGATGCCAAAGGCTTaa